aaaaaaaaacccaaacagtcCTACACCACAAACCTGTAGCAAGACTGGTAGGAGAAGGAGAAATTATAACTCTACCCTTCTCTCCTGCAGGATGTACACTCATTTCAGAGATGATATCCCCTTTTTATCTGAGACAATCATACATATTTAGGAACAACCAATGAGCTGGAAAATACCCAGTTTTGTCTTGCTGTCACTCTACCTGTAGGGTGGCCTTCGTTTCTCCCCTGCATACTGAAAGAGATCATCAGTGAAGAATTTGGGGACCTTGTAGTCCTCCAGGAGTTTCCTTCGCTTGGGATGCTCTCCATAGCTGCTGTCAAAGATGTAGAGGGGGCTGTCATCACGCGTGGTTTCCATGTACTCTATGTAAtatttcatcttcatcttcacgGAGTAACCGTCATTGTCCTCCCCACATTTGAACTTCTGGTTCCTGTACTTGCGTTTCAGCCGCTCCAGCGTCCACTTCTCCTGGGCAGACCAGCCCACCTGAGCGTTCAGCAACACCACGGGCTTGTAAGGCTTTTCATAACGCTCAACAAACTCCTCCACTGTTAAATGGAGTGCATCTGCCCTCTCCACGTTATCCTGTGAAAACAAGGCGGAAAGCAGGACAGATTTTAGGACAGACTGATGTCCTAGGGCTACGCTTGCCTGTGGAGGGGGGAGCTTCACACATATCCTTTGCTCTGCACACCACGAGGGTATGGAGCTGCCTCTGTGTTATTTTAAGCTCCCCGAGGCTGCAGCCCCATTTCTCCTGGCCCGCTCCCTGTACACATCAGTGACACGCGTCGCCTGAAGCCTTTGGCACTGCTCCGCACCGAGGCAGCTCCCCGGGCGGAGAGGCCACCCTGTCCTTTCGGCTGACACATCCCCTCCTACGTTTCACTCCCTCGGGACACAGGGAAGCGCTCCTGGGAATTATGCGGGTGCCCGTTCCATCCCGGCGGGCCCTGACCTTCCCACACGCCTCGCCACGTGGAGGGAAGAAAGTCCTCTCCTTCACCAAACCTCTCCCCGCCAGCTCTGAGGCAATCCCAGCCTCAGGAAAAGGCCCCTTCCAGCTTCCCATCAGACATCCCGCAGCTCCTCCTTCACCTCAGGCATTCCCAATCCCCCCGGTGTTCCCCTCCACCCCGGtcccctcagggctccccaAGCCCCAGTCGTGTCCCCACCCCACTGCCCTCAGCCCCCCCCATGCTCCCCTCAGGTCCCTTCCCCGTTCCCCGCAGGACTCGTTCAGTCGCGCCCCCCTccattcccaattttcccccctctccattccccattcccaccctTTCAATCATCCCTCAtccccctctttcccctccGCCCGACGCACCTTGCAGGCGGTGGGGCTGAGGGGGAAGGTCTCGCAGTAATTGTGACGGGTCCAGTCCAGCGAGTCCTTCAGCTCGGGCCGGGCGCTGCGCTTCGCCTCACGGATCCTCTTCTTGCTCTTGTGATTCATGGCAGCGGCGCTGGGGGCCGTcaccgcccgccgcccccggcccgaTCCAgatcccggccccgctccggccgcaCCTTCCAGAAATTTCACCCCGTGCCGCCGCGGtcgccgcggccccgcccccgccgcgcccccaTTGGTCCGCTGCGCCCCGGCTTCCGCCACGCCTCGGCGCTGATTGGCCGAGCCTGGGGAAGGGGCGCCCCCGCTCCGCCATGTTGAGGAAGGGCAGCACGGAGGCGGCGCGGGCACCGGGCGCCCTTGGGCGCGCagccccgcggccgccccgggAACCcaccgccgccaccgccgccgctGCCCTTCCCGCGGCGGGCCCGCGCTGCGTGCTTGCTGCTCCCCTGACAGAGGCGGGCCGACCGCGTGTCACCCGGTTTTCTCCCTTCTCCGGGAAGCGACCTGCGGAGGCGCCCGACCCTCCCGGCCGGGGCAGCGGCGCGGGCGGGAGCGGCCCGGTTTGACCGCGACCCCCGGGGGAGGCCGCGGCTGGGCGAGCAGCTCATCGCCATCAGCGCCCGCGGCGGCACTCCGCGTGACGTCACGCCGGGAGGAGGCGCCGATTGGCCGGCGTGGCCTGGCGCCAATACGTGTCCGGCCGCGATTGGCCCATGGCGGAGCCGCGGCGGCAGCGCGCGCGGCGGTACCGTTTCGAGGAGGGTCCGGAGGCGCTGGTTGTGCGCGTGCCCGAGGTACCGGGGGCAGCCGGGCCACGGGGAACAGCGAGATCCCGGGACCCCGGCACAGCGCCTCGCCCCGTGTCTTGCAGGTGCTGGACTCGCAGTACGGCATGTACGTGTGGCCCTGCGCCGTGGTCCTGGCCCAATACCTGTGGGCGCACAGGCGGAGCCTGCCCGGCAAACGAGTGCTGGAGGTACcgcccgctccccgcccggTACCTCTCGTGACCCGCGGGTAAAGCTCCACCCGCGGTCTCCATGAACACGCTGTGGTTTCAGATCGGTGCCGGTGTGAGTCTCCCCGGCGTGGTGGCCGCCAGGTGCGGCGCCCAGGTGATCCTGTCGGACAGCGAGGAGCTGCCCCACTGCCTGCAGCGGTGCCGCAGCAGCTGCCTCATGAACCGCCTGCCCCACGTACCCGTCCTCGGCCTCACCTGGGGCCGCGTGTCATCTGAGCTGCTCTCTCTTGCTCCCATAGACATCATCTTAGGCTCAGATGTCTTTTTTGACCCCAAAGGTACGTTAGTGCTCGTAGCTATCTTTGAGTTCATGTCCAAGTAGTGCTGGGAACAGTGTCAATAGAGCAGGTGCTACTGACAGCATTGCGCTACTGACCTTGTTACTCTGGGGTAATTCCAGTTTAGAGCTGTCATAAATGCAGCTGAGAGCGTGGAAATAGAAGATGGAGTAAATAACTAAGGCCCTTCATGCCATGCTTGGGTCTCTCCTACAGATACACTGTGCTTGCACTGATTTGTAATTGCCATTTTCTAGAACCAGGCAGATTTACCGCACACCTGGAATCCAAAGACTAACCCAGACTGCTTTATCTCCCCAAACTACACAGACTTTGAAGATATTTTAACTACAATTTACTTCTTGCTGGAGAAGAATCCACACGCTCAATTCTGGACAACTTACCAAGTCCGAAGGTaaatttttacatatttaaacatatttaaaactCAAATCTTAACTATCAACAGATCTATCTAACTTAACAAAGTCAAGGACAAGCATTAACTCCTCTGTGGCACCACCACTCTGGCTCAGGAAAGCTCTTTGAGTCAGGCTATTTGCTCAGTAAACCCTGGAGGtaacaaaatctgaaaataatgcAAGAACCACCAATTTGCTGTTAAGTAGAAAATGTTACAAACCCAGCTGTGTTGGACTATTTTGGTGACAACCTGCTTGAGTTACTGTAGCAGTGATAACCCTGGGTTATGTTTACAATTGTTTCTGTAACCATTTTCTACTGGTTGTGGGTGGGGAGATGAAAACTCCACAACTCCAGATCCAGGTGCTCATGAGACAGCCTCGTTTATTATTCAGAAATCACTTAAATACCCCAATCAAATCTCCCAGGCTAGACAGGCATTGGCTGAgatctctctccctgcccaggggtGTGCTTACATCTCAGCCTGGATGGCTGAGGGTCCCCTGTAACTTATCTGGGGACATGTTCAGGTATGAACTAGCTGaattggatttgtgttatggtcagatttactttgtccaggccagctgtactgtgacaataCTGTGACATATTTCCTCCCCTCAGCGCTGACTGGTCTATCGAGGCTCTGCTCTACAGATGGAACCTGAAGAGCATCTCCGTTCCCTTGCATTCCTTTGGTGCAGACAAAGAGCACTTGGCCAGCTCCTCTCTGCCAGGAAGACACACAATTGAAATGATGATCATCTCACTAGCACAGTCAGAGGGCACTTCTGTTTATTCCACTTTAGATTGCAGTACAAGGTGATAGTCAGCTGTTCACTGtagcacagagctgcagagaaCAGTCCTGGTTACAGCAAACCTCATGGATATTTTGGGGAAAGAGCAATTCTTAAAACATGCactgtaaaaataaagctgtttgGTTTTCCAGCTATGGCTTTTGAGAAATTTGTGTTCCTCCCTCAAGtctgtgaaatatttcagagcCTCAGTTCCAACATGTGAGCCACTACACAGTAAGGTTTAACCTGGAAATCCACAAGATCCAACCTAAATCTACAACTTCAGCTATGAAAAGGTAACTGcactcttaaaataaaaaaacatcccCATAAGATCCCTTTCCCAGGACTGAGAATCCTTCCCAAAGATCCACATACAAAAGCCAGCCTCCTCTCTGTGGTAAATGTGTGTGGAGTCTGCTCTAACCTGGAACATACAAACTCCTCAATTTGTAGAAAAGTACTTTTAATCCTCAACAAAGCCATACTGCCAGTGTTCAGATGTTTCCATTCCCATTTAACATACATGCATAAGATAAAACAAGGCATTACAATAACCCTTGACACAGGATGTTTGAAGTTACAAGTCATTTGGTACCAAATCAAGAGAAATCATCACTGTAAAGATCAGCCCCCATCAAGCAGCAGCCTGGTGAGCCAGGGCAAGCACACAGCAATGCAATTATTAGTACTGCTCAGTGTGG
This window of the Poecile atricapillus isolate bPoeAtr1 chromosome 17, bPoeAtr1.hap1, whole genome shotgun sequence genome carries:
- the METTL23 gene encoding histone-arginine methyltransferase METTL23 isoform X1; its protein translation is MAEPRRQRARRYRFEEGPEALVVRVPEVLDSQYGMYVWPCAVVLAQYLWAHRRSLPGKRVLEIGAGVSLPGVVAARCGAQVILSDSEELPHCLQRCRSSCLMNRLPHVPVLGLTWGRVSSELLSLAPIDIILGSDVFFDPKDFEDILTTIYFLLEKNPHAQFWTTYQVRSADWSIEALLYRWNLKSISVPLHSFGADKEHLASSSLPGRHTIEMMIISLAQSEGTSVYSTLDCSTR
- the METTL23 gene encoding histone-arginine methyltransferase METTL23 isoform X2, translated to MNRLPHVPVLGLTWGRVSSELLSLAPIDIILGSDVFFDPKDFEDILTTIYFLLEKNPHAQFWTTYQVRSADWSIEALLYRWNLKSISVPLHSFGADKEHLASSSLPGRHTIEMMIISLAQSEGTSVYSTLDCSTR